A window of the Chelonoidis abingdonii isolate Lonesome George chromosome 19, CheloAbing_2.0, whole genome shotgun sequence genome harbors these coding sequences:
- the ZNF821 gene encoding zinc finger protein 821, whose amino-acid sequence MSRRKQTTPNKVHWEQVFAGLEEQARQAMMKSDFTGAFGDQRPTIHQLQDQDSSSSDSEGEEEETTQDEVSSHTSEEDGTMVKVKKELENAEQPVAGNQRIGENEASNSFPCSD is encoded by the exons ATGTCCCGTCGGAAACAGACCACTCCTAATAAAGTTCATT GGGAGCAAGTCTTCGCAGGGCTGGAGGAGCAAGCCCGCCAGGCCATGATGAAAAGTGACTTTACTGGAGCCTTTGGAGACCAGCGGCCAACAATTCAccagctgcaggatcaggactccagcagca GTGACAGTGAGGGTGAGGAAGAGGAGACCACGCAGGATGAAGTCTCTTCTCACACTTCTGAGGAGGATGGCACGATGGTGAAAGTGAAAAAGGAATTAGAAAATGCAGAGCAGCCTGTAGCTGGAAACCAGCGGATTGGAGAAAATGAGGCAAGCAATTCATTCCCTTGCA GTGACTGA
- the LOC116838690 gene encoding zinc finger protein 821 yields MLGLSQCPLCQLECGSREQVIAHVYQHTAAVVSAKSYMCPVCGRALSSPGSLGRHLLIHSEDQLSNCAVCGARFTSHATFNSEKLPEVLSADSLSTLHSEGPSGAEEKDIAFNTPVYPAGILLVCNNCAAYRKLLEAQAPGVRKWALRRQNEPLEVRLQRLERERTAKKSRRDNETPEEREVRRMRDREAKRLQRMQETDEQRARRLQRDREAMRLKRANETPEKRQARLIREREAKRLKRRLEKMDMMLRAQFGQDPSAVAALAAEMNFFQLPVSNVELEGQLLGKMAFEEQSNSTLH; encoded by the exons ATGCTGGGACTGTCGCAGTGCCCACTCTGCCAGCTGGAATGTGGGAGCAGAGAGCAGGTCATTGCTCACGTGTACCAG CACACTGCAGCTGTGGTCAGCGCCAAGAGCTATATGTGTCCGGTGTGTGGCAGAGCCCTCAGCTCCCCAGGGTCTCTGGGGCGACACCTCCTGATCCACTCAGAGGATCAACTGTCAAACTGTGCAGTGTGTGGGGCACGCTTCACCAGCCATGCCACATTCAACAG tgagaaactgccagAAGTGCTTAGTGCAGATTCCTTGTCCACCCTGCACAGCGAGGGCCCTTCTGGTGCTGAGGAGAAGGACATTGCCTTTAACACCCCTGTGTATCCTGCGGGCATCCTCCTAGTGTGCAACAACTGTGCTGCCTATCGCAAACTGCTGGAGGCACAGGCTCCTGGCGTGCGCAAGTGGGCGCTTCGTCGGCAGAACGAGCCACTAGAAGTGCGGCTTCAGCGCCTGGAGCGGGAGCGCACGGCCAAGAAGAGCCGGCGGGACAATGAGACGCCAGAGGAGCGGGAGGTGAGGCGCATGCGGGACCGAGAGGCTAAACGCCTGCAGCGCATGCAAGAGACAGATGAACAGCGGGCGAGGCGGCTACAGAGGGACCGGGAGGCCATGAGACTGAAACGTGCTAATGAGACCCCGGAGAAGCGGCAGGCTCGGCTCATCCGGGAGCGCGAGGCCAAGAGGCTCAAGCGGCGCCTAGAGAAAATGGACATGATGCTTCGGGCCCAGTTTGGCCAGGACCCCTCTGCTGTGGCTGCTTTGGCAGCCGAGATGAACTTCTTCCAGCTGCCAGTGAGCAATGTGGAGCTGGAAGGCCAACTGCTGGGCAAGATGGCCTTCGAGGAGCAGAGCAACAGCACGCTGCATTGA